One stretch of Cohnella algarum DNA includes these proteins:
- a CDS encoding HD-GYP domain-containing protein yields the protein MKQTATHTALPGQTLAKSVVNKDGMVILSAGTELTEQYIRRLKKLGISDIFVRREEAAPPASGRSPEPYPQPFARRQSMEASGMAVKKTMNDLKENQSVQKRLSVPSLGYRFSGLYRKLLDEAAGHPYIMSQLVRLHQKDPFLFEHTMHVSVFATIVGFANRYSEQQLYDLFVSSLLFDIGMLNVPDRLYRKAGRLTAAERERIEYHTIDGHQMLAARSDLPRAAAACALQHHERFDGSGYPFRIRKNELHEFPQIIGIADLYDALVSKRHYRNPFTPGDAIEFLLGSGDRLFDLSFVQLFVRHVSIYPLGSRVLLNSGQIAVIEAVDPSFVQRPVVKVIQEPDGKPAKYPYEIDLKSRLEVVIADVLP from the coding sequence ATGAAACAAACGGCGACACATACCGCTCTTCCCGGCCAAACGTTGGCCAAATCGGTCGTGAACAAAGACGGAATGGTGATCTTGAGCGCGGGAACGGAGCTTACCGAGCAGTACATCCGCCGGCTGAAAAAGCTCGGCATTTCGGACATTTTCGTCCGCCGGGAGGAGGCCGCTCCCCCGGCATCGGGCCGTTCGCCCGAGCCTTACCCGCAACCGTTTGCCCGCAGGCAAAGCATGGAGGCTTCCGGAATGGCCGTGAAAAAAACGATGAACGATCTGAAGGAAAATCAATCGGTTCAAAAGCGGTTGTCCGTCCCGTCGCTTGGTTATCGTTTTTCCGGTCTTTATCGGAAGCTGCTTGACGAGGCAGCAGGGCATCCCTATATCATGAGCCAGCTGGTTCGGCTTCACCAGAAGGATCCGTTCTTGTTCGAGCATACGATGCACGTGTCCGTCTTTGCGACGATCGTCGGATTCGCGAACCGTTATTCCGAGCAGCAACTTTACGATCTGTTCGTTTCTTCCCTGCTGTTCGACATCGGCATGCTGAACGTTCCCGACCGGCTGTACAGGAAAGCCGGACGACTGACTGCGGCGGAAAGGGAGCGAATCGAATACCATACGATCGACGGCCATCAGATGCTGGCCGCCCGTTCCGATCTTCCCCGCGCGGCCGCAGCGTGCGCCCTGCAGCATCACGAACGGTTCGACGGTTCCGGATACCCGTTCCGAATCCGGAAAAACGAACTTCACGAGTTCCCGCAAATTATCGGGATCGCCGATCTTTACGACGCGCTCGTCTCCAAGCGCCACTACCGGAATCCCTTTACCCCGGGCGACGCGATTGAATTTTTGTTGGGGTCGGGAGACCGGCTTTTCGATCTTTCGTTCGTGCAATTGTTTGTGCGCCACGTTTCCATCTATCCGCTCGGAAGCCGGGTGCTGCTCAACAGCGGGCAAATAGCGGTCATCGAAGCGGTCGACCCCTCCTTCGTTCAACGCCCCGTTGTCAAAGTCATTCAGGAGCCCGACGGCAAGCCGGCGAAATATCCATACGAAATCGATTTGAAAAGCCGACTGGAAGTCGTCATCGCCGATGTCCTCCCCTAG
- a CDS encoding nucleoside hydrolase, giving the protein MRDVTRLLIDADTGIDDSIAILHALKSKDIRVEGITTGFGNTDVKQATDNTLRLIRLAAPGYEVPVAAGAAGPLSRKWDGAVVEVHGRNGIGDAELPASGQRELAESAADFIVRKANECPGELTLVTLGRLTNLALALEKDPSICGKFKEVVMMGGTVFAPGNVTPACEANFAGDPEAAARVFAADFALTAVGLDVTTKTKLTVGHLDRLARYARPENKALIDYLQTALSYYFAFYQQVDRWIGACPVHDPLALLVAVDPSLVTMRTMKAAIECGGEHTAGMVVADRRGTPSVGRNVRFCVDVDADRALDRLLAAFL; this is encoded by the coding sequence ATGAGGGATGTAACGCGTTTGCTGATCGATGCCGATACCGGCATCGACGATTCGATCGCGATTTTGCATGCGCTCAAATCGAAGGACATTCGCGTCGAAGGGATTACGACCGGCTTCGGGAACACGGACGTGAAGCAGGCGACGGACAATACGCTTCGGCTTATTCGGCTTGCGGCTCCGGGCTATGAAGTGCCCGTCGCCGCCGGGGCGGCCGGACCGCTCAGCCGGAAATGGGACGGAGCGGTCGTGGAGGTGCACGGGCGCAACGGCATCGGCGACGCCGAGCTTCCGGCTTCCGGGCAGCGGGAGCTGGCGGAATCGGCGGCGGATTTCATCGTGCGCAAGGCCAATGAATGCCCGGGCGAGCTGACGCTCGTGACGCTGGGGAGACTGACGAATCTGGCGCTGGCGCTGGAGAAGGATCCGTCCATTTGCGGCAAATTCAAAGAGGTCGTCATGATGGGCGGGACGGTGTTCGCGCCCGGCAACGTAACGCCCGCGTGCGAAGCGAATTTCGCCGGCGATCCGGAGGCGGCCGCGCGCGTCTTCGCGGCGGATTTCGCCCTGACGGCCGTCGGGCTCGACGTCACGACGAAGACGAAGCTGACGGTCGGCCATCTCGATCGGCTGGCCCGGTACGCGCGGCCGGAAAACAAAGCGCTAATCGATTACCTGCAAACGGCGCTCAGCTATTATTTCGCGTTCTATCAACAGGTCGACCGCTGGATCGGCGCGTGTCCGGTCCACGATCCGCTCGCGCTGCTCGTGGCGGTCGATCCGAGCCTCGTGACGATGCGCACGATGAAGGCGGCGATCGAATGCGGCGGGGAGCACACCGCGGGGATGGTCGTCGCCGACCGCCGGGGGACCCCGTCCGTCGGCCGGAATGTCCGCTTCTGCGTGGATGTCGACGCGGACCGAGCGCTCGACCGGCTTCTGGCGGCGTTTTTGTAG
- a CDS encoding nucleoside phosphorylase produces the protein MSNILDKAETTLGRKQYHIKLSPGDIGEYVMLPGDPARSDMVAKYLDDAELVANNREHRTFTGFYKGVKISVTSTGMGCPSTAIAVEELANIGGKTFVRIGSSAAVQPGIAIGDLLVTTGAMKNEGTSRFYVPDVFPAVPDYELNDLLIRTARELSAEFDYKVHVGISATDDAFYGETREWIEKLSKLGVQNIEMEASALFTIAHLRKLRAACICGVSGNLVTGEVIYESTNDKLVEAWDKEIKVVLETFYRLEQLKLQGALLEKEETARIAEGTPELGL, from the coding sequence GTGTCGAACATTTTGGACAAAGCGGAAACGACGCTCGGCCGGAAGCAGTATCACATCAAGCTGTCGCCCGGCGATATCGGCGAATACGTCATGCTCCCGGGCGATCCGGCCCGCAGCGACATGGTCGCCAAATATTTGGACGACGCGGAGCTTGTGGCGAATAACCGCGAGCACCGCACGTTTACAGGTTTTTATAAAGGGGTTAAAATTTCGGTAACATCCACCGGCATGGGCTGTCCGTCGACCGCCATCGCCGTGGAGGAGCTCGCCAACATCGGGGGCAAAACGTTCGTGCGCATCGGGAGCTCGGCGGCCGTTCAGCCGGGAATCGCGATCGGGGACCTGCTCGTGACGACGGGCGCGATGAAAAACGAAGGCACGTCGCGTTTTTACGTGCCCGACGTCTTCCCGGCCGTGCCCGATTACGAGCTGAACGATCTGCTCATCCGGACGGCGCGCGAGCTGAGCGCGGAGTTCGACTACAAGGTGCACGTCGGCATCAGCGCGACGGACGACGCCTTCTACGGCGAAACGCGGGAATGGATCGAGAAGCTGAGCAAGCTCGGCGTGCAAAACATCGAGATGGAGGCGTCCGCGCTGTTCACGATCGCGCATTTGCGCAAGCTGCGCGCGGCGTGCATCTGCGGCGTATCCGGCAATCTCGTGACCGGCGAGGTCATTTACGAGTCGACGAACGACAAGCTCGTCGAAGCGTGGGACAAGGAAATCAAGGTCGTGCTGGAGACGTTTTACCGGTTGGAGCAGCTGAAGCTGCAAGGGGCGCTGCTCGAAAAGGAAGAGACGGCACGCATCGCGGAGGGGACGCCCGAACTTGGGCTATGA
- a CDS encoding ABC transporter permease: MDSFLSANILVLTLSIATPLFIAAIGGLLNERVGVVNVGLEGIMLSGAFVAVLATYYTHNPWIGVLASVATGLLLGALHAVVSIAFRSDHVISGVAINILATSLTVFLLEMIFGNKGQSPTVESIGTLGDRLDGVPIIGPVFHNMSYLTLIGFGIAAAVHFFLRHTKIGLRFRSVGENPAAAESLGVPVMRYKYLGVIVGCALVGLAGAYLSIGMLNVFTKNMSAGRGYIALAVLVFGRWSPIGSLLASLFFGYVMALQISMQGFSVPSQVIESIPYVATLIVLIFTYKNAKAPAAVGKHFTKLH, translated from the coding sequence TTGGATAGCTTTTTGTCGGCGAATATTTTGGTGCTCACGCTGTCCATTGCGACGCCGCTGTTTATCGCGGCGATCGGGGGCTTGCTGAACGAGCGCGTCGGCGTCGTCAACGTCGGGCTTGAGGGCATCATGCTGTCCGGCGCGTTCGTCGCCGTGCTGGCGACCTATTACACGCACAATCCGTGGATCGGCGTGCTCGCTTCCGTCGCCACGGGGCTGCTGCTCGGAGCGCTGCATGCCGTCGTCAGCATCGCGTTTCGTTCCGACCATGTCATCAGCGGCGTCGCGATCAACATTTTGGCCACGAGCCTGACCGTGTTTCTGCTCGAAATGATTTTCGGCAACAAAGGCCAGTCGCCGACGGTCGAGTCGATCGGGACGCTCGGCGATCGGTTGGACGGCGTGCCGATTATAGGACCGGTTTTTCACAATATGAGCTACCTGACGCTGATCGGTTTCGGCATCGCGGCCGCGGTTCACTTCTTTTTGCGCCATACGAAAATCGGGCTGCGGTTCCGCTCCGTCGGGGAAAATCCGGCCGCCGCCGAATCGCTGGGCGTTCCGGTCATGCGTTACAAATACCTCGGGGTTATCGTCGGCTGCGCGCTGGTGGGGCTGGCCGGAGCGTATTTGTCGATCGGCATGCTGAACGTGTTTACCAAAAACATGTCGGCCGGCCGCGGCTATATCGCGCTTGCGGTGCTTGTCTTCGGGCGCTGGTCGCCGATCGGCTCGCTGCTCGCCTCGCTGTTTTTCGGCTATGTCATGGCGCTGCAAATCAGCATGCAGGGCTTCAGCGTTCCGTCGCAGGTCATCGAATCGATTCCGTACGTCGCTACGCTGATCGTCCTCATTTTCACGTACAAAAACGCAAAAGCCCCGGCCGCCGTCGGGAAGCATTTTACCAAACTGCATTGA
- a CDS encoding ABC transporter permease: MGKHWPGKLLRETIPSVVAVAIALLLGAAIIAAIGVNPWEAYKALFQGALGDASAMSDTLERATPYIIGGLAFALASKAGLFNIGIEGQMYVGALAAAIVGFSFHGLPAFVHVTLCVLAGMLGGMLWTVAPGLLKVRVGVNEVISTVMMNYVAYALTGYLTVHWFLEPGAVAQTPKIDESAALAFLNPPSKLNAGLFVAVACAVLLYVFLYRTPWGYSLRVNGINGIAARFAGIDSNKVLLISIMASGALAGLMGAERTLGVYQRFMQSFSNGYGFTVIAVALLGRNHPLGVLPAALLFGILENGASSMSLMVDVPREFGPILQALIIVVIASAQFLGKLALRRKGGRALG; encoded by the coding sequence ATGGGTAAACATTGGCCGGGCAAGCTGCTGCGGGAGACGATTCCGTCGGTCGTCGCCGTGGCGATCGCCCTGCTGCTCGGGGCGGCGATCATCGCGGCGATCGGCGTCAATCCCTGGGAAGCGTACAAAGCTTTGTTCCAAGGGGCGCTCGGCGACGCGTCCGCCATGTCGGATACGCTGGAGCGCGCGACCCCCTATATCATCGGAGGCCTGGCTTTCGCCCTGGCCTCCAAGGCGGGGCTGTTCAACATCGGCATCGAAGGCCAGATGTACGTCGGGGCGCTTGCGGCGGCGATCGTCGGCTTCAGCTTTCACGGCCTGCCGGCTTTTGTCCATGTGACGCTGTGCGTGTTGGCGGGGATGCTGGGGGGAATGCTGTGGACGGTCGCGCCGGGACTACTCAAAGTCCGGGTCGGCGTCAACGAAGTCATTTCCACGGTCATGATGAACTACGTCGCGTATGCGTTGACCGGCTATTTGACCGTACACTGGTTTCTGGAGCCGGGCGCGGTCGCGCAAACGCCGAAAATCGACGAATCGGCGGCGCTCGCCTTTTTAAATCCGCCGTCGAAGCTGAACGCGGGCCTTTTCGTCGCGGTTGCCTGCGCCGTGCTCCTCTACGTGTTTCTGTACCGGACGCCGTGGGGGTACAGCCTCCGGGTAAACGGCATAAACGGCATCGCCGCGCGATTTGCCGGCATCGACAGCAATAAAGTGCTGCTGATCTCGATCATGGCCAGCGGGGCGCTGGCGGGCCTGATGGGAGCGGAGCGGACGCTCGGCGTCTACCAGCGTTTCATGCAAAGCTTTTCGAACGGCTACGGCTTTACCGTCATCGCCGTCGCGCTGCTCGGCCGCAATCATCCGCTCGGCGTCCTTCCGGCCGCGCTGCTGTTCGGCATTTTGGAAAACGGGGCCTCCTCCATGTCGCTGATGGTCGACGTCCCGCGGGAATTCGGCCCGATTTTGCAGGCGCTCATCATCGTCGTCATCGCCTCGGCGCAATTCCTCGGAAAGCTCGCGCTGCGCAGGAAAGGGGGTCGCGCGCTTGGATAG
- a CDS encoding ABC transporter ATP-binding protein: protein MNHALAIQGLKKHFGSVKANDGIDITVGQGEIHAICGENGAGKSTLVKQLGGLLRPDEGEIRLYGKKVEFGSAKEAIDKGVGILHQHFMLVEAFTALENILLGAEPQALLRLKKKQGREAVRDICRSYRLDLDLNAEVSKLSVGVQQRIEIVKILYKRARIIVLDEPTAVLTPQETESLFAIMRDLKRDGCSVVFISHKLKEVLEVADRVTVIRDGRSVGTWNIDEVDERSLASSMVGRDVLLEAAKEPEADAGKPILELREMTVRTKAFEQGVDGVSLTIREGEIFGIIGIAGNGQEALVEGILGIRKMTGGQLMLDGVERTNRLPTDFRRLSIGFIASDRLKEGLITEFSVRDNAYLGYHRSRLLRKGMFLSAGRIREWTRGIVEGYRVKTPSDEARMTSLSGGNQQKLIIGRELVTQPKLIVAVQPTRGVDIGSIEYIYENLLRQRKRGAAVLLVSQELEEVLSLSDRIGVLCGGRLIGVGKPSDFTKEQIGLMMAGISADNEKEGRAHG, encoded by the coding sequence ATGAACCACGCCTTGGCGATTCAAGGGTTGAAAAAGCATTTCGGCAGCGTCAAAGCGAACGACGGCATCGACATAACCGTCGGGCAGGGGGAAATTCATGCGATTTGCGGCGAGAACGGCGCCGGCAAATCGACGCTGGTGAAGCAGCTCGGCGGGCTGCTCCGGCCCGACGAGGGAGAAATCCGGCTGTACGGCAAAAAGGTCGAATTCGGTTCGGCCAAGGAAGCGATCGACAAAGGCGTCGGCATTTTGCACCAGCATTTCATGCTTGTCGAAGCGTTTACCGCGCTGGAAAACATTTTGCTCGGCGCCGAGCCGCAGGCTTTGCTGCGCTTGAAAAAGAAACAGGGCCGGGAGGCTGTGCGGGACATCTGCCGCAGCTATCGCCTCGATCTGGATTTGAATGCCGAGGTGTCGAAGCTTTCCGTCGGCGTGCAGCAGCGCATCGAAATCGTCAAAATTTTGTACAAGCGGGCGCGCATCATCGTGCTGGACGAGCCTACCGCCGTTCTGACCCCGCAGGAAACCGAGAGTTTATTCGCCATCATGCGCGATTTGAAGCGCGACGGCTGCTCGGTCGTCTTTATCTCCCACAAACTGAAAGAGGTGCTGGAAGTCGCGGACCGGGTCACCGTCATCCGCGACGGCCGCTCCGTCGGGACATGGAATATCGACGAAGTCGACGAACGAAGCCTCGCTTCCAGCATGGTCGGAAGAGACGTGCTGCTTGAAGCGGCGAAAGAGCCGGAAGCGGATGCGGGCAAGCCGATCCTCGAACTGCGGGAGATGACGGTAAGGACGAAGGCGTTCGAGCAAGGTGTCGACGGGGTTTCGCTTACGATCCGGGAAGGCGAAATTTTCGGCATTATCGGCATTGCGGGCAACGGGCAGGAAGCGCTGGTCGAAGGCATTTTGGGGATTCGGAAAATGACGGGCGGCCAGTTGATGCTGGATGGGGTAGAGCGGACCAACCGGCTGCCGACCGATTTCCGGCGCTTGTCGATCGGCTTCATCGCGTCGGATCGGCTGAAGGAGGGACTCATCACCGAATTTTCGGTTCGCGACAACGCCTATTTGGGCTATCATCGCAGCCGCCTGCTGCGCAAAGGGATGTTTTTATCGGCCGGACGCATTCGGGAATGGACGCGCGGCATCGTCGAGGGCTATCGGGTCAAAACGCCTTCGGACGAGGCGCGAATGACGAGCCTGTCGGGCGGCAATCAGCAGAAGCTCATCATCGGGCGCGAGCTCGTCACGCAGCCGAAGCTGATCGTCGCCGTGCAGCCGACGCGCGGCGTCGATATCGGCTCGATCGAGTACATTTACGAAAACCTGCTGCGGCAGCGAAAGCGCGGCGCGGCCGTGCTGCTCGTCTCCCAGGAGCTCGAGGAAGTGCTGTCCCTGTCCGATCGGATCGGCGTGCTGTGCGGCGGCCGGCTGATCGGCGTCGGCAAGCCCTCCGACTTCACGAAGGAGCAGATCGGCTTGATGATGGCGGGCATATCCGCAGACAACGAAAAGGAGGGACGCGCCCATGGGTAA
- a CDS encoding BMP family lipoprotein, with protein sequence MKLKLKIVNTLLILAMAFSLAACGSNGNAGSGASSEASGGAGPSASASPSSPGSGGEPVKVGLLTGTAGLGDKSFNDLANEGAQSAATDFGIDLKVVEPGDLAAAEGLLRDLAKAGNELIFAVGFDMVEPLTAVANEYPDKKFAVIDAAVDLPNVRSLMFKEHEGSFLVGALAAMMTETNKIGTIPAMDVPFLNRFTAAYEQGAKYVNPDIEVLNQPIGSDNSAFNDPGKMKNIALSMYSQNVDIIYPVAGGSGTGLFEAAKEQNKYAFGINSDQDDMAQGLVLTSMLKRVDTAVYDTISRFVGGHFEAGLQEYGLSNNGIGLTEMKYTKNIIGSENIGKLSEIQQNIMTGEIEVIDITAQ encoded by the coding sequence ATGAAATTAAAACTGAAAATTGTGAATACTCTGTTGATTTTGGCGATGGCTTTTTCTCTTGCGGCTTGCGGTTCGAACGGCAACGCCGGCTCGGGCGCTTCTTCCGAAGCGAGCGGCGGCGCCGGCCCGTCCGCCTCGGCGAGTCCGTCGAGCCCGGGCAGCGGCGGCGAGCCCGTCAAGGTCGGATTGCTGACGGGCACGGCCGGTCTCGGGGACAAATCGTTCAACGATTTGGCGAACGAAGGCGCACAAAGCGCGGCCACGGATTTCGGCATCGACCTGAAGGTCGTCGAGCCGGGCGATCTGGCGGCGGCGGAAGGGCTGCTGCGCGATCTCGCGAAGGCCGGCAACGAACTGATTTTCGCCGTCGGCTTCGATATGGTCGAGCCGCTGACGGCGGTGGCAAACGAATATCCGGACAAAAAATTCGCCGTTATCGACGCGGCGGTCGATCTGCCGAATGTTCGCTCTCTGATGTTCAAAGAGCATGAAGGCTCGTTCCTCGTCGGCGCGCTCGCCGCCATGATGACGGAAACGAACAAGATCGGCACGATTCCGGCGATGGACGTTCCGTTCCTGAATCGGTTTACGGCCGCGTACGAGCAAGGCGCCAAATACGTCAATCCGGACATCGAAGTGCTGAACCAGCCGATCGGCTCGGACAACAGCGCGTTCAACGACCCCGGCAAAATGAAAAACATCGCGCTCAGCATGTACTCGCAAAACGTCGACATCATTTATCCGGTCGCGGGCGGCTCCGGAACCGGACTGTTCGAAGCGGCGAAAGAGCAGAACAAATACGCGTTCGGCATCAACTCCGACCAGGACGACATGGCCCAAGGCCTTGTCCTCACCTCGATGCTCAAGCGCGTGGATACCGCCGTTTACGACACGATCAGCCGTTTCGTCGGCGGCCATTTCGAAGCCGGCCTGCAGGAATACGGTCTGAGCAACAACGGCATCGGCCTTACCGAGATGAAGTATACGAAGAACATCATCGGCTCCGAGAACATCGGCAAGCTTAGCGAAATCCAGCAAAACATCATGACCGGAGAGATCGAAGTCATCGACATCACGGCGCAATAA
- a CDS encoding 8-oxoguanine deaminase encodes MATLLIKNARNIITMDAERSTHPGGSLFADGQEIKAIGRDIPYEDADTVIDATGKIVYPGLVNTHHHLYQTFTRNIPRAQDVELFDWLITLYDIWRHMRPEDVYLSAMVGLGELLKTGCTTASDHFYCFPNAITGELIDEEIRAAGELGIRFFPTRGSMDLGKSQGGLPPDEVTQKMDVILKDTQRVIETYHDASKFSMLRVGVAPCSPFSVSEDLLRESAALARSYGVRLHTHLAETKDEEQFCLQSKGLRPLEYMEKTGWTGSDVWYAHGIHFDRDEIHRMGLCGCGVAHCPSSNMKLSSGVFPLMDMLKAGVNVGLGVDGSASNDSSNLLGEVRQAYLLHKLNSGNNGPTAEQSLWLGTVGSSRVLGWEDAIGSLEVGKAADLFMIDSGRLDFAGALFDDTALPVVTGIGQNVDTTVVGGKVVVKDGKLVNIDERRLAAAAQSAAARMVEVAARHSGVNYYKPFKN; translated from the coding sequence ATGGCGACTCTACTCATCAAAAACGCGCGCAACATCATTACGATGGATGCGGAACGCAGCACCCACCCGGGAGGAAGCCTGTTCGCGGACGGTCAGGAAATCAAGGCGATCGGCCGGGACATTCCTTACGAGGATGCGGATACGGTGATCGACGCGACGGGGAAAATCGTATACCCGGGCCTCGTCAACACGCATCATCACCTCTACCAGACGTTTACGCGCAATATCCCGCGGGCGCAGGACGTCGAGCTGTTCGACTGGCTGATCACGCTGTACGACATCTGGCGCCACATGCGTCCGGAGGATGTCTACCTGAGCGCCATGGTCGGCCTCGGCGAGCTGCTGAAAACCGGTTGCACGACCGCTTCCGATCATTTTTACTGCTTTCCGAACGCGATAACCGGCGAACTGATCGACGAGGAAATTCGCGCGGCGGGGGAGCTGGGCATCCGGTTTTTCCCGACAAGGGGCTCCATGGATTTGGGAAAATCGCAGGGAGGCCTGCCGCCCGACGAAGTGACCCAGAAGATGGACGTCATTCTGAAAGACACGCAGCGCGTGATCGAGACGTATCACGACGCCTCGAAGTTTTCGATGCTGCGCGTCGGGGTCGCGCCGTGCTCGCCGTTTTCGGTGTCCGAGGATCTGCTGCGGGAATCGGCGGCGCTCGCCCGAAGCTACGGCGTCCGGCTGCACACCCATCTGGCCGAGACGAAGGACGAAGAACAATTTTGCCTGCAAAGCAAAGGGCTCCGTCCGCTGGAATACATGGAGAAAACCGGCTGGACGGGAAGCGACGTCTGGTATGCGCACGGCATCCATTTCGATCGGGACGAAATTCACCGCATGGGCTTGTGCGGCTGCGGCGTCGCGCATTGTCCGAGCAGCAACATGAAGCTGTCGTCCGGCGTTTTTCCGCTGATGGACATGCTGAAAGCCGGCGTGAACGTCGGGCTCGGAGTGGACGGCTCCGCCTCCAACGATTCCTCGAATTTGCTGGGCGAGGTCCGGCAAGCCTATCTGCTGCACAAGCTGAACTCCGGCAATAACGGTCCGACCGCGGAACAAAGCCTATGGCTCGGAACGGTGGGATCGTCGAGGGTGCTGGGTTGGGAAGACGCGATCGGCTCGCTCGAAGTCGGCAAGGCCGCGGATTTGTTCATGATCGACTCCGGCCGGCTGGACTTCGCGGGGGCGCTGTTCGACGACACCGCTTTGCCGGTCGTAACCGGAATCGGGCAAAACGTCGACACGACCGTCGTCGGAGGAAAAGTCGTCGTCAAGGACGGAAAGCTCGTCAACATCGACGAACGCCGGCTCGCCGCCGCCGCGCAAAGCGCCGCCGCCCGCATGGTGGAGGTTGCGGCCAGGCATTCCGGCGTGAATTATTACAAGCCGTTCAAAAATTAA
- a CDS encoding alpha/beta hydrolase yields MIIEKISLWDDADYVQLHAYVLNNSPEFQADRKRPAVVICPGGAYLRTSDREAEPVALRFAAQGYHAFVLRYTTYFNKRISDFAELPQGNPRSALPQPLFDLVKAILTIKERADEWLVDADRIAVCGFSAGGHLAASLGVYWHESFLREKFGGDASRWRPNVLVLGYPLTDYPALLSGMNEADETTKSVWELAGLASFGTSVPDERLLDRWSPALHVSERTPPAFIWHTADDGLVYVSNALNFAAAMSRHKVPFELHVFESGVHGLALADETSAGGSAHINPAVQPWVDLAMRWLKRRFE; encoded by the coding sequence ATGATCATCGAAAAAATATCGCTATGGGACGACGCGGACTACGTGCAATTGCATGCTTATGTCCTGAACAACTCGCCGGAATTCCAGGCGGACCGAAAGCGGCCGGCCGTTGTCATCTGTCCCGGGGGCGCCTACTTGCGCACGTCCGACCGCGAAGCGGAGCCGGTCGCGCTGCGGTTCGCCGCCCAGGGCTACCATGCGTTCGTCCTTCGCTATACGACTTATTTCAACAAAAGGATAAGCGATTTCGCCGAGCTGCCGCAGGGCAATCCCCGTTCGGCGCTGCCGCAGCCGTTGTTCGATCTCGTCAAGGCCATCCTGACGATCAAGGAACGGGCCGACGAATGGCTCGTCGACGCGGACCGGATCGCCGTCTGCGGATTTTCGGCGGGAGGCCATTTGGCGGCGAGCCTCGGCGTCTACTGGCACGAGTCCTTTTTGCGGGAAAAATTCGGCGGGGACGCCTCGCGCTGGCGGCCGAACGTGCTCGTTCTCGGCTACCCGCTAACGGATTACCCGGCGCTGCTCTCCGGGATGAACGAGGCGGACGAGACGACGAAAAGCGTGTGGGAGCTCGCCGGCCTCGCCTCGTTCGGAACGTCCGTGCCGGACGAACGATTGCTGGATCGCTGGAGCCCGGCGCTGCACGTGTCGGAGCGGACGCCGCCCGCTTTCATTTGGCATACGGCGGACGACGGGCTCGTGTACGTTTCGAACGCGCTGAATTTCGCCGCGGCGATGAGCCGGCACAAGGTGCCGTTCGAGCTGCACGTGTTCGAAAGCGGCGTGCATGGACTCGCACTCGCCGACGAAACCTCGGCGGGCGGAAGCGCCCATATCAATCCCGCCGTTCAGCCGTGGGTCGACCTGGCGATGCGGTGGCTGAAGAGGAGGTTCGAGTAA
- a CDS encoding DNA alkylation repair protein, which produces MKTTIRERLLELADENYRTFSASLIPNIGNVLGVRLPELRKLAKAIAKGDWRSYLASADNDYFEETMLQGMVIGYAKTGVEERLRLVADFVPKIDNWSICDSFCVGLKFAGANKPRVWEFLQPYLRSDREFEIRFGVVMLLDYFVDERHIGDVLQRLAHIRHEGYYARMAVAWALAECYAKFPELTMSCLEAGELDDFTYNKALQKIVESNRVDAESKRIVRAMKQKAVKARSLRGG; this is translated from the coding sequence GTGAAAACGACGATCCGGGAGCGGCTGCTGGAGCTGGCGGACGAAAACTACCGAACCTTTTCGGCGTCGCTCATCCCGAATATCGGGAACGTGCTGGGCGTGCGGCTGCCCGAGCTGCGCAAGCTGGCCAAGGCGATCGCCAAAGGGGATTGGCGGTCGTATCTCGCCTCCGCGGACAACGACTATTTCGAGGAAACGATGCTGCAAGGCATGGTCATCGGCTATGCGAAAACCGGCGTCGAGGAGCGGCTTCGGCTGGTGGCCGATTTTGTTCCGAAAATCGACAACTGGTCCATATGCGACAGCTTTTGCGTCGGGTTAAAGTTCGCGGGCGCGAACAAGCCTCGCGTATGGGAGTTTTTGCAGCCGTATTTGCGGTCCGATCGGGAATTCGAAATCCGCTTCGGCGTCGTGATGCTGCTCGATTACTTCGTTGACGAACGCCATATCGGCGACGTGCTGCAGCGGCTCGCCCATATCCGCCACGAGGGCTACTACGCGAGAATGGCGGTGGCCTGGGCGCTGGCGGAATGCTATGCGAAGTTTCCCGAGTTGACGATGAGCTGCCTGGAAGCCGGGGAGCTGGACGACTTCACCTACAACAAGGCGCTGCAAAAAATCGTCGAGTCCAACCGGGTCGACGCGGAATCGAAGCGCATCGTCCGGGCGATGAAGCAAAAAGCCGTCAAGGCTCGAAGCCTTCGCGGCGGATAA